A stretch of the Mesorhizobium sp. Pch-S genome encodes the following:
- a CDS encoding CoA ester lyase produces the protein MSHTINHLRKLRLQRSELAVPGSNPEMISKAAASAADFIFLDIEDAVAPPDKERARRNIIEALNDIDWRARGKTVSVRINGLDTHYMYRDVVDIMEQAGDRLDTILVPKVGVPADLYMVEAMVNQIEMAKGYKTRVGLEALIETALGMANVEAIAAFGGRLEALHFGVADYAASCKARTVNIGGLNPDYPADQWHFALSRMTVACRAYGLRAIDGPFGDFSDPEGYMAAARRAAALGIEGKWAIHPSQIELANAVFSPPEKEVTRARRIIKVLKEAEEQGKGAAALDGKMIDAASERMARNVLVTHDAIEQSARSRQALPN, from the coding sequence ATGAGCCATACCATCAACCATCTGCGCAAGCTGCGGCTGCAGCGCTCCGAACTCGCGGTTCCGGGCTCCAATCCGGAGATGATCAGCAAGGCTGCGGCAAGTGCAGCCGACTTCATCTTCCTCGACATCGAGGATGCGGTGGCGCCTCCCGACAAGGAGCGGGCGCGCCGCAACATCATCGAGGCGCTGAACGACATCGACTGGCGTGCCAGGGGCAAGACCGTGTCGGTGCGCATCAACGGCCTCGACACGCACTACATGTATCGCGACGTCGTCGACATCATGGAACAGGCCGGCGACCGGCTGGATACGATCCTGGTGCCGAAGGTCGGCGTTCCGGCTGACCTCTACATGGTCGAGGCGATGGTCAACCAGATCGAGATGGCCAAGGGCTACAAGACCCGTGTCGGCCTGGAAGCCTTGATCGAAACGGCGCTCGGCATGGCCAATGTCGAAGCGATCGCCGCCTTCGGCGGACGGCTGGAGGCGCTGCATTTCGGTGTCGCCGACTACGCTGCTAGCTGCAAGGCGCGCACCGTCAACATTGGTGGCCTCAATCCCGACTATCCGGCCGACCAGTGGCATTTCGCACTGTCGCGCATGACGGTCGCCTGCCGTGCCTATGGCCTGCGGGCCATCGATGGCCCGTTCGGCGATTTCTCGGATCCGGAAGGCTACATGGCCGCCGCCCGCCGTGCCGCGGCACTCGGCATCGAAGGCAAGTGGGCGATCCACCCGTCGCAGATCGAACTCGCCAATGCGGTGTTCTCGCCGCCAGAGAAGGAAGTCACCCGCGCCAGGCGCATCATCAAGGTGCTGAAGGAAGCGGAAGAGCAGGGCAAGGGTGCCGCTGCGCTGGACGGCAAAATGATCGATGCCGCTTCCGAGCGCATGGCCCGCAACGTCCTGGTGACCCACGACGCAATCGAGCAGTCGGCGCGCTCGCGCCAAGCTTTACCGAACTGA
- a CDS encoding malate--CoA ligase subunit beta produces MDIHEYQAKELLSRHSVHIPRGGLAYSPEQAAYRTREIGGDKWVVKAQIHSGARGKAGGIRICKSDKEVSDAAEAMLGRKLVTHQTGPRGKLVSRLYIEETVDIRQEIYLGFVLDRKAERVMIVASASGGMEIEEIAERQPDSIIRATVDPGVGMQQFQAREIAFGLGLENSLIGKATDTIMGCYQVFRDYDASMLEINPLVVTREGNLMALDAKMSFDENALFRRPEISELRDKSQEDPRETFASDRGLSYVGLEGNIGCIINGAGLAMATMDMIKIAGGEPANFLDIGGGASPERVAKAFRAVLADKNVETILVNIFAGINRCDWVAEGVLKAIHEVGVNVPLVVRLAGTNVEEGRRILSASGQSIIVADTLAEAAEKAVAAMRQSTLKKAS; encoded by the coding sequence ATGGATATTCACGAATACCAGGCCAAGGAACTGCTTTCGCGCCATTCGGTCCACATTCCGCGTGGCGGACTGGCCTACAGCCCCGAGCAGGCGGCCTATCGCACGCGCGAGATCGGCGGCGACAAATGGGTGGTGAAAGCCCAGATCCATTCAGGCGCGCGCGGCAAGGCCGGCGGCATCCGCATCTGCAAGTCCGACAAGGAAGTCTCCGATGCGGCGGAAGCGATGCTCGGCCGCAAGCTGGTGACGCATCAGACCGGGCCGCGGGGCAAGCTGGTGTCGCGCCTCTACATCGAAGAAACCGTCGACATCCGCCAGGAGATCTATCTCGGCTTCGTGCTCGACCGCAAAGCGGAACGCGTGATGATCGTGGCCTCCGCCTCAGGCGGCATGGAGATCGAGGAGATCGCCGAGCGCCAGCCGGATTCGATCATCCGCGCCACCGTTGATCCCGGTGTCGGCATGCAGCAGTTCCAGGCGCGCGAGATCGCGTTCGGGCTCGGACTGGAGAACAGCCTGATCGGCAAGGCGACCGACACCATCATGGGCTGCTACCAGGTGTTCCGCGACTATGATGCCTCGATGCTGGAGATCAATCCGCTGGTGGTGACGCGCGAAGGCAATCTGATGGCGCTGGACGCCAAGATGTCCTTCGACGAGAACGCGCTGTTCCGCCGGCCGGAGATTTCGGAACTGCGCGACAAGTCGCAGGAAGATCCGCGCGAAACCTTCGCCAGCGACCGCGGCCTCTCCTATGTCGGGCTGGAGGGAAACATCGGCTGCATCATCAATGGTGCCGGACTCGCCATGGCGACGATGGACATGATCAAGATCGCCGGCGGCGAACCCGCCAACTTCCTGGACATCGGCGGCGGCGCTTCGCCGGAGCGTGTCGCCAAGGCTTTCCGTGCCGTGCTCGCCGACAAGAATGTCGAAACGATCCTGGTCAACATCTTCGCCGGCATCAACCGCTGCGACTGGGTGGCGGAAGGCGTGCTGAAGGCGATCCACGAGGTCGGTGTCAACGTGCCGCTGGTGGTGCGGCTGGCGGGCACGAATGTCGAGGAGGGCCGTCGCATCCTGAGTGCATCGGGTCAGTCGATCATCGTTGCCGACACGCTTGCCGAAGCCGCCGAGAAGGCGGTTGCGGCGATGCGCCAGTCGACACTCAAGAAAGCCAGCTGA
- the sucD gene encoding succinate--CoA ligase subunit alpha, whose protein sequence is MSVLLNRNTRVIVQGLTGKIGSFHAEDMKRYGTNVVGGVTPGKGGQSQQGIPVFNTVKGAVRETGAEASIVFVPPPFAADSIMEAADAGIKLCVCITDGIPSQDMMRVKRYMLRYRREDRMTLIGPNCAGVITPGQALMGIMPGSIYLPGRVGIVGRSGTLGYEAASQMKALGIGVSTSVGIGGDPINGSSFKDILELFEKDDETDAVVMIGEIGGPQEAEAAEWAKANMKKPLIAYIAGLSAPKGKRMGHAGAIISAFGESAQEKVEILRDAGVTIVQTPASFGPTVAGVLAEQRKAA, encoded by the coding sequence ATGTCAGTTCTGCTCAATCGCAATACCAGGGTCATCGTCCAGGGCCTGACCGGCAAGATCGGCTCCTTCCATGCCGAGGACATGAAGCGCTACGGCACCAATGTCGTAGGCGGCGTGACGCCGGGCAAGGGTGGCCAGTCACAGCAGGGCATCCCGGTGTTCAACACGGTCAAGGGTGCGGTGCGCGAGACCGGCGCCGAGGCCAGCATCGTGTTCGTGCCGCCGCCTTTCGCGGCGGACTCGATCATGGAAGCCGCGGATGCCGGCATCAAGCTTTGCGTCTGCATCACCGACGGCATCCCCTCGCAGGACATGATGCGGGTGAAGCGCTACATGCTGCGCTACCGCCGTGAAGACCGCATGACGCTGATCGGCCCGAACTGCGCCGGCGTCATCACACCGGGGCAGGCGCTGATGGGCATCATGCCGGGTTCGATCTATCTGCCTGGCCGTGTCGGCATCGTCGGCCGCTCGGGTACGCTTGGATATGAAGCCGCTTCACAGATGAAGGCGCTCGGCATCGGGGTGTCGACCAGCGTCGGCATCGGTGGTGACCCGATCAACGGGTCTTCCTTCAAGGATATCCTCGAACTTTTCGAGAAGGATGATGAGACCGACGCCGTGGTGATGATCGGCGAGATCGGCGGTCCGCAGGAAGCGGAAGCCGCCGAATGGGCGAAGGCAAACATGAAGAAGCCGCTGATTGCCTACATTGCCGGTCTGTCAGCTCCGAAGGGCAAACGCATGGGCCATGCCGGTGCCATCATCTCGGCATTCGGCGAGTCCGCGCAGGAGAAAGTCGAGATCCTGCGCGATGCCGGTGTCACCATCGTGCAGACCCCGGCCTCGTTCGGTCCGACCGTTGCGGGCGTACTGGCCGAGCAGCGCAAAGCAGCCTAA
- a CDS encoding D-glycerate dehydrogenase, whose protein sequence is MMKPRVIVTRKWPAAVEQVLAERFDTTLNAGDIPFTATQIKAALLNFDAVLPTVSDKLPAEIFPEQPQARIIGNFGVGFSHIDTEAAKQRGIAVTNTPGVLTDCTADIAMSLLLAVARRTGEGERQLRGGEWKGWCPTHMIGAKVTGKTIGIIGMGRIGKAMARRAHFGFGMKVVFFNRSRVDDEETRAMEAAQLPSIEAVLEQADFVSLHCPGGAENRNLINAERLGRMKNSAFLINTARGDVVDEGALADALENGVIAGAGLDVFAQEPHVPERLIRLENTVLLPHLGSATEETRVAMGMKVVDNITAFFAGEPIPDRVV, encoded by the coding sequence ATGATGAAGCCACGCGTTATCGTGACCCGGAAGTGGCCAGCGGCCGTCGAACAGGTGCTCGCCGAGCGCTTCGACACCACCCTCAACGCAGGCGACATTCCATTCACGGCAACGCAGATCAAGGCCGCCCTGCTCAATTTCGATGCCGTGCTGCCGACAGTCAGCGACAAGCTGCCGGCCGAGATATTCCCTGAACAGCCGCAAGCCAGGATCATCGGCAATTTTGGCGTCGGCTTCAGCCATATCGATACCGAAGCGGCGAAGCAGCGCGGCATCGCGGTGACCAATACGCCGGGCGTGCTCACCGACTGCACCGCCGACATCGCGATGAGCCTGCTGCTCGCGGTCGCGCGCCGCACCGGCGAAGGCGAGCGTCAGTTGCGTGGCGGCGAATGGAAAGGCTGGTGTCCGACCCACATGATTGGCGCCAAGGTGACGGGCAAGACGATCGGCATCATCGGCATGGGTCGTATCGGCAAGGCGATGGCACGTCGCGCGCATTTCGGCTTCGGCATGAAGGTGGTCTTCTTCAACCGTTCGCGTGTGGACGACGAAGAGACGCGCGCGATGGAGGCTGCGCAATTGCCATCGATCGAGGCGGTGCTGGAGCAAGCCGATTTCGTGTCGTTGCATTGCCCCGGCGGCGCCGAGAACCGCAACCTGATCAATGCCGAGCGGCTTGGCCGCATGAAGAACAGCGCCTTCCTTATCAACACGGCGCGTGGCGACGTGGTTGACGAGGGCGCGCTGGCCGATGCGCTGGAGAACGGCGTGATCGCCGGTGCCGGGCTCGACGTCTTCGCTCAGGAGCCGCACGTTCCCGAACGGCTGATCAGGCTGGAGAATACCGTGCTGCTGCCGCATCTCGGCAGCGCCACCGAAGAGACCCGTGTCGCCATGGGCATGAAGGTCGTCGACAACATCACCGCCTTCTTTGCAGGCGAGCCGATTCCGGATCGGGTCGTCTGA
- a CDS encoding XRE family transcriptional regulator yields MDKSVKDGKGASAAAKATNVSKKGSASAQLKAAPLHQDPHAVRDTREKVLEVAIGHEVRAFRKKLGITVADLAATTNISLGMLSKIENGITSPSLTTLQALSRALGVPLSSFFRRFEEDRNAVFVKAGEGVDVERRGTRAGHQYNLLGYISSNTAGVTVEPYLITLTENSDVFPAFQHDGMEFLYMLEGEVVYRHGSNLYRMLPGDSLFFDADAPHGPDELTTLPIRYLSIISYRQGSGNE; encoded by the coding sequence ATGGACAAGTCGGTCAAGGATGGTAAGGGCGCCAGCGCTGCCGCCAAGGCGACCAACGTGTCCAAGAAGGGCTCGGCCTCCGCACAGCTCAAGGCGGCACCGCTGCACCAGGATCCACACGCGGTCCGTGACACGCGGGAAAAGGTTCTCGAAGTTGCCATCGGCCACGAAGTGCGTGCCTTCCGCAAGAAACTCGGCATAACCGTCGCCGACCTTGCCGCTACCACCAACATTTCGCTTGGGATGCTGTCGAAGATCGAGAACGGTATTACATCACCTTCGCTGACAACCTTGCAGGCTCTGTCGCGCGCCCTTGGTGTGCCGCTCAGTTCTTTCTTCCGGCGCTTCGAAGAGGATCGCAACGCTGTCTTCGTGAAAGCCGGCGAAGGCGTCGACGTGGAGCGGCGAGGCACCCGCGCGGGACATCAATACAACCTGCTTGGTTATATCAGCTCGAATACAGCGGGTGTGACCGTCGAGCCCTACCTCATCACGCTGACCGAAAACTCCGACGTGTTTCCAGCCTTTCAGCACGATGGCATGGAATTCCTCTACATGCTGGAAGGCGAGGTGGTTTATCGCCACGGCAGCAATCTCTACCGGATGCTGCCCGGCGACAGCCTGTTCTTCGATGCCGATGCGCCGCATGGCCCGGATGAATTGACGACATTGCCGATCCGCTATCTCTCGATCATCTCCTACAGGCAGGGCTCCGGAAACGAATAG
- a CDS encoding DUF3445 domain-containing protein, whose product MGINFRQETFRDDFTFRNSPEFIRRFPFPFHEDAYMYAVNIEPHVPGPRGTVLENLIDVDEHYVSEMQDRAKVLAEDPLRCQSLPHMTLAGWDLLELLMTEQARGYPEHFTLTRDGDRWRWINRPLGIDDSFTFGDLSTLPYGPMEYITRQSQGDFCILDQRDGNLWMDAGMVTTQADWSLDFDIGMNFFEWHAPVPLAHEKGIFTRALKFLTNIQQGKPARRLNWTMTINPRLDTSPENYHKWGPDRTTVTPDNVGDKVHLRVELQSFWRLPRSNALVFPIRCYLIKMEELVTVPKWARRFHRVLRDLPNELVEYKGLTRYRPTTLEWLSKYDDGTPTSPGFAPD is encoded by the coding sequence ATGGGCATCAATTTCAGGCAGGAAACATTCCGGGACGATTTCACCTTCAGGAACAGCCCGGAATTCATCCGGCGGTTTCCCTTCCCGTTTCACGAAGACGCCTACATGTATGCGGTCAACATCGAGCCGCATGTGCCAGGCCCGAGAGGCACCGTGCTCGAAAACCTCATCGACGTCGACGAGCACTACGTCTCCGAGATGCAGGACCGCGCCAAGGTTCTCGCCGAGGATCCGCTGCGCTGCCAGTCACTGCCGCATATGACGCTGGCCGGCTGGGACCTGCTCGAACTTCTGATGACCGAGCAGGCCAGGGGTTATCCCGAGCACTTTACGCTCACCCGCGACGGCGATCGCTGGCGCTGGATCAACCGGCCGCTCGGCATCGACGACAGCTTCACCTTTGGTGATCTTTCCACCTTGCCCTACGGACCGATGGAATACATCACGCGTCAGAGCCAGGGTGACTTCTGCATCCTCGACCAGCGCGACGGCAACCTCTGGATGGACGCCGGCATGGTCACCACCCAGGCCGACTGGTCGCTCGACTTCGACATCGGCATGAACTTCTTCGAATGGCACGCGCCGGTGCCGCTGGCCCATGAAAAGGGCATCTTCACGCGGGCCCTGAAGTTCCTCACCAACATCCAGCAGGGCAAGCCCGCGCGGCGTCTCAACTGGACGATGACGATCAACCCGCGGCTCGACACCAGCCCCGAGAACTACCACAAATGGGGACCAGACCGGACCACGGTGACGCCCGACAATGTCGGCGACAAGGTGCATCTGCGTGTCGAATTGCAGAGCTTCTGGCGCCTGCCACGCTCCAACGCGCTGGTCTTCCCGATCCGCTGCTATCTGATCAAGATGGAGGAACTGGTCACCGTGCCGAAATGGGCGCGCCGCTTTCACCGCGTCCTGCGCGACCTGCCGAACGAACTGGTCGAATACAAGGGCCTCACCCGCTACCGGCCGACCACCCTCGAATGGCTGTCGAAGTATGACGACGGAACCCCCACCTCGCCTGGTTTCGCCCCGGACTAA
- a CDS encoding PDR/VanB family oxidoreductase, whose amino-acid sequence MSAGTTKLNVTVTDVVAVNELVKRFHFERTDGGDLPTFSGGAHVVVEMRDGDKSRLNPYSLMSSPHNTRDYTISVRRDDSGRGGSLFMHNRVKRGMEMVISYPVNLFSLDLRARKHLLLAGGIGITPFMAQTAQLAAEGGNFELHYTCRTPVLGTYADVLRDRYGKRVNIYYDDTNERLPLERLLTSQPLGTHLYVCGPAGMIRWVRETAAAHGWPDETVHYEHFAAPQPGLPFDVTLALSKMQISVGEEQSLLEAMEAAGIDPPYLCRGGVCGQCETNVVSYDGTFKHNDHWLTEAEHCSGKKIMPCVSRFEGKSLVLER is encoded by the coding sequence GTGAGCGCGGGTACGACAAAACTGAACGTCACCGTGACCGACGTGGTTGCGGTCAATGAGCTGGTGAAGCGTTTCCATTTCGAGCGCACCGATGGCGGCGACCTGCCGACCTTTTCCGGCGGTGCCCATGTCGTGGTGGAAATGCGCGATGGCGACAAGTCCAGGCTGAACCCCTATTCGCTGATGAGTTCGCCGCACAACACGCGCGACTACACGATCAGCGTGCGCCGCGACGATTCCGGCCGCGGCGGCTCGCTGTTCATGCACAACCGGGTCAAGCGCGGCATGGAGATGGTGATCTCCTATCCGGTCAACCTGTTCTCGCTCGATCTCAGAGCAAGGAAACATCTGCTGCTGGCGGGAGGCATCGGTATCACGCCCTTCATGGCCCAGACTGCCCAGCTTGCGGCTGAAGGTGGCAATTTCGAACTGCACTACACCTGCCGCACGCCAGTGCTCGGTACCTATGCCGACGTGCTGCGCGATCGCTACGGCAAGCGGGTCAACATCTACTACGATGACACCAACGAGCGCCTGCCGCTCGAACGCCTGCTGACTTCGCAGCCGCTCGGCACGCATCTCTATGTCTGCGGTCCCGCTGGCATGATCCGCTGGGTGCGCGAGACGGCGGCGGCACATGGCTGGCCGGACGAAACCGTGCACTACGAACACTTCGCCGCGCCGCAGCCGGGTCTGCCCTTCGACGTCACGCTGGCGCTCAGCAAGATGCAGATCAGCGTCGGCGAAGAACAGAGCCTGCTCGAGGCGATGGAAGCCGCCGGCATCGACCCGCCCTATCTGTGCCGCGGCGGCGTCTGTGGCCAGTGCGAGACCAATGTCGTTTCCTATGACGGCACCTTCAAACACAATGACCACTGGCTGACCGAGGCCGAACATTGTTCAGGCAAGAAGATCATGCCGTGCGTTTCACGCTTCGAGGGCAAGTCCCTCGTGCTGGAGCGCTAG
- a CDS encoding dimethylamine monooxygenase subunit DmmA family protein: MPAKTILSRPVYGTLSPQTGKNHLFVADAEGASAILDLAKKAPDGFFASTHIMFIPETSRSQFQASLRALKPAQFYEGPSIAAALPRLRQTLANAHMGLRLYLAGTEGLIGQAMQVALEAGIDHSSIQTEHRGSWARRVQCVHCKGVTENVTTQPATCAHCGLLLLVRDHYSRRLAAFQGVCINAEDPSEIPQKEEIFR, translated from the coding sequence ATGCCGGCAAAGACGATCCTCAGTCGCCCGGTCTATGGAACCCTGTCGCCCCAGACCGGCAAGAACCATCTCTTCGTCGCGGACGCCGAAGGTGCGTCCGCGATCCTCGACCTGGCGAAGAAAGCTCCGGACGGCTTCTTCGCCAGCACACACATCATGTTCATTCCGGAAACGAGCCGAAGCCAGTTCCAGGCTTCGCTCAGGGCCCTGAAGCCTGCGCAGTTCTACGAGGGTCCCTCGATCGCGGCAGCCCTGCCCCGTCTCAGGCAGACGCTTGCCAATGCGCATATGGGACTGAGGCTTTATCTTGCCGGCACCGAAGGGCTGATCGGCCAGGCCATGCAGGTGGCGCTGGAGGCCGGCATCGATCATTCCTCGATCCAGACCGAACACCGCGGCTCCTGGGCACGCCGGGTACAGTGCGTCCATTGCAAGGGCGTTACAGAGAACGTCACCACGCAGCCGGCCACCTGCGCGCATTGCGGCCTGCTGCTTCTGGTGCGCGATCATTACTCGCGCCGCCTTGCCGCCTTCCAGGGCGTCTGCATCAACGCCGAGGATCCGAGCGAGATCCCTCAGAAGGAGGAGATTTTCCGGTGA
- a CDS encoding aminomethyltransferase family protein codes for MTASWRFSTLADRHRALGSKLEDWSGMGTAWTYDKDADEEYVAIRTKAGLMDVSGLKKVHITGPHASHLIDLCTTRDVEKIYPGKSVYACMLNEAGKFTDDCVVYRISTNSWMVVHGSGTGHEELTRASIGRDVSVRFDDNLHDLSLQGPTAVDYLARHVPGIRDLNYFHHMQTQLFGLPVMISRTGYTGERGYEIFCRGQDAGTIWDRILEEGKSDGIIPCRFTTLDMLRVESYLLFYPYDNSQKYPFDNEGPGDTLWELGLDFTVSPGKTGFRGAEEHYRLKGKERFKIFGVLLEGTKPADEGAPIYRNGKKVGVVTCAMYSPLVKKSMGIARLDVDCAVVGTELEIRNASGSVKATAQALPFDDPKKLKRTAKG; via the coding sequence ATGACAGCTTCCTGGCGTTTCTCGACTTTGGCCGACCGCCATCGCGCCCTGGGCTCCAAGCTTGAAGACTGGAGCGGCATGGGCACGGCCTGGACCTATGACAAGGACGCCGACGAAGAATATGTCGCCATCCGCACCAAGGCCGGCCTGATGGACGTTTCGGGCCTGAAGAAGGTCCACATCACCGGCCCGCACGCCTCGCATCTGATCGACCTGTGCACGACGCGCGATGTCGAGAAGATCTACCCGGGCAAGTCGGTCTACGCCTGCATGCTCAACGAGGCCGGCAAGTTCACCGACGATTGCGTCGTCTACCGCATCAGCACCAATTCCTGGATGGTCGTGCATGGTTCGGGCACCGGCCACGAGGAGCTGACGCGCGCATCCATCGGGCGCGACGTCTCGGTTCGCTTCGACGACAACCTGCACGACCTGTCGCTGCAGGGCCCGACTGCCGTCGACTACCTGGCCAGGCATGTGCCCGGCATCCGCGACCTCAACTACTTCCACCATATGCAGACCCAGCTGTTCGGCCTGCCGGTGATGATCTCGCGCACCGGCTATACCGGCGAGCGCGGCTATGAAATCTTCTGCCGTGGTCAGGATGCCGGCACGATCTGGGATCGCATCCTCGAAGAAGGCAAGAGCGACGGCATCATACCCTGTCGCTTCACTACGCTCGACATGCTGCGCGTCGAGAGTTACCTGCTGTTTTATCCCTACGACAATTCGCAGAAGTACCCCTTCGACAACGAAGGACCTGGCGACACCCTGTGGGAGCTGGGACTGGATTTCACCGTCAGCCCCGGCAAGACCGGCTTCCGCGGCGCCGAGGAACACTACCGCCTCAAGGGCAAGGAGCGCTTCAAGATTTTCGGCGTCTTGCTGGAAGGCACCAAGCCTGCCGACGAAGGCGCGCCGATCTATCGCAACGGCAAGAAGGTCGGCGTCGTCACCTGCGCGATGTATTCACCGCTGGTGAAGAAATCGATGGGCATCGCCCGCCTCGATGTCGACTGTGCCGTCGTCGGTACCGAACTCGAGATCCGCAACGCGTCCGGGTCGGTGAAGGCGACCGCACAGGCATTGCCGTTCGACGATCCCAAGAAGCTGAAGCGCACGGCGAAAGGCTGA
- a CDS encoding glutamine amidotransferase family protein, translated as MCGIVGLFLKDKTLEPQLGAMLSEMLVMLTDRGPDSAGIAVYGAATKGKAKVTIQSPSPEADFAGLEAELGKKIDAKVKLLAKSTHAVIDVPAGKVEAAREAIAELRPSVRIMGAGEAIEIYKEVGLPVDVVRRFDVCKMTGTHGIGHTRMATESAVTTLGAHPFSTGPDECLVHNGSLSNHNNLRRELIREGMKFETENDTEVAAAYLSSKIAHGLDLGQALESSVSDLDGFFTFVVGTKNGFGVVRDAIACKPAVLAETDRYVAFGSEYRALTKLPGIEDAKVWEPEPSTVYFWEH; from the coding sequence GTGTGCGGAATTGTGGGACTGTTCTTGAAGGACAAGACATTGGAGCCGCAACTCGGCGCCATGCTCTCTGAAATGCTGGTGATGCTGACCGATCGCGGCCCCGATAGCGCGGGCATCGCGGTTTACGGTGCGGCCACCAAGGGTAAAGCAAAGGTTACGATTCAGTCACCATCACCGGAGGCGGATTTTGCTGGTCTGGAAGCCGAGCTTGGCAAGAAGATCGACGCGAAGGTGAAGCTGCTGGCCAAGTCCACCCATGCGGTGATCGATGTGCCGGCCGGCAAGGTCGAGGCGGCGCGCGAGGCGATCGCCGAACTCCGCCCGTCGGTGCGCATCATGGGCGCTGGCGAAGCCATCGAAATCTACAAGGAAGTCGGTCTGCCGGTCGACGTCGTGAGGCGCTTCGACGTCTGCAAGATGACGGGTACCCACGGCATCGGTCACACTCGTATGGCAACCGAATCCGCAGTCACCACACTCGGCGCGCATCCTTTCTCGACCGGTCCAGATGAGTGTCTGGTGCACAATGGTTCCCTGTCCAACCACAACAACCTGCGGCGCGAACTGATCCGCGAGGGCATGAAATTCGAGACCGAGAACGACACCGAGGTGGCTGCCGCCTATCTGTCCTCGAAGATCGCGCATGGCCTGGATCTTGGCCAGGCGCTGGAAAGCAGCGTCAGCGACCTCGATGGCTTCTTCACCTTTGTCGTCGGCACCAAGAACGGTTTCGGCGTGGTGCGCGATGCCATCGCCTGCAAGCCGGCGGTGCTTGCCGAGACTGATCGCTACGTTGCTTTTGGCTCCGAATACCGTGCGCTGACCAAGCTGCCCGGCATCGAGGATGCCAAGGTGTGGGAGCCGGAGCCGTCAACCGTCTATTTCTGGGAGCACTGA
- a CDS encoding GXGXG domain-containing protein, translated as MSVTTLAKAPQREVNYAPRVFDLDAAPLRELNLALHQVTDAADEPSWEVINPKGSHAVAAGVAQPIAVEVRGSVGYYCGGMNDKASITVHGSAGPGVGENMMSGQITVKGDASQYAGATGRGGLLVIEGNASSRCGISMKGIDIVVRGNVGHMSAFMAQSGNLVVLGDAGDALGDSIYEARLFVRGEVKSLGADCIKKEMRPEHIAKLKELLDRAGITDVKPEEFTRYGSARTLYNFNIDNADAY; from the coding sequence ATGTCCGTGACCACTCTCGCCAAGGCGCCTCAGCGCGAAGTCAACTACGCACCGCGCGTCTTCGACCTTGATGCGGCACCGCTGCGCGAACTCAACCTCGCTCTGCATCAGGTGACGGATGCGGCCGACGAACCAAGCTGGGAAGTGATCAACCCGAAAGGCAGCCACGCAGTTGCTGCCGGTGTGGCGCAACCCATCGCCGTCGAGGTGCGCGGCAGCGTCGGCTATTACTGCGGCGGCATGAATGACAAGGCCAGCATCACCGTGCACGGCTCGGCCGGGCCGGGCGTCGGCGAAAACATGATGTCGGGCCAGATCACGGTGAAGGGCGACGCCAGCCAGTACGCCGGTGCAACCGGCCGCGGCGGCCTGCTGGTGATCGAGGGCAATGCCTCGTCGCGTTGCGGCATCTCGATGAAGGGCATCGACATCGTCGTGCGCGGCAATGTCGGCCACATGTCGGCCTTCATGGCGCAATCCGGCAATCTCGTCGTGCTGGGCGATGCCGGCGATGCGCTGGGTGACTCCATCTATGAGGCACGCCTGTTCGTGCGCGGCGAGGTGAAGAGCCTCGGTGCCGACTGCATCAAGAAGGAAATGCGGCCGGAGCATATCGCCAAGCTCAAGGAACTGCTCGACCGCGCCGGCATCACCGATGTCAAGCCGGAAGAGTTCACACGCTACGGATCGGCCCGTACGCTCTACAATTTCAATATCGACAACGCCGACGCGTACTGA